From one Peptoniphilaceae bacterium AMB_02 genomic stretch:
- a CDS encoding phosphoglycerate kinase — MLNKKTLKDFDFNGKKALVRVDFNVPMSKEKEGEIADDVRIRAALPTIEYLMDNGAVVVLMSHLGRPKGEANPKFTLEPVAKRLSELLKKDVAFIASDVVVDDEVVAKVNELKPGDVCLLQNTRYRNEEEKNDAEFSKQLAKLGDIYVNDAFGTSHRAHASNVGVSSILPSAVGMLVEKELSVMGKALENPERPFIAILGGAKVSDKIGVIENLLTKVDTVIIGGGMAYTFLKALGKEIGRSLLEEDKIDLANEIMKKAKASGVKLLLPLDSVIADEIDKDAVTEIVDIDSIPKDKEALDIGPKTAELFAEEILKAKTVVWNGPMGVFEVKPFSNGTLAIAKALAEADAVTIVGGGDSALAVEVAGYKDKITHVSTGGGASLEFLEGKELPGVAAIENA; from the coding sequence ATGTTAAATAAAAAGACTTTGAAAGATTTTGATTTTAATGGTAAAAAGGCGCTTGTCAGAGTGGATTTCAATGTACCGATGTCTAAAGAAAAAGAAGGCGAGATTGCGGACGATGTAAGGATTCGTGCAGCTCTTCCAACTATTGAGTACTTGATGGATAATGGTGCAGTTGTAGTTTTAATGTCACATCTAGGAAGACCTAAGGGAGAGGCTAATCCAAAGTTTACATTGGAACCTGTAGCGAAAAGACTTTCAGAACTCCTTAAAAAAGATGTTGCTTTCATAGCCAGTGATGTAGTAGTAGATGATGAAGTAGTGGCTAAAGTAAATGAGCTGAAACCGGGAGATGTTTGCCTACTACAAAATACAAGATATAGAAATGAAGAAGAAAAAAATGATGCAGAATTTTCTAAGCAGCTTGCTAAGCTTGGAGATATCTATGTAAATGATGCTTTCGGAACATCTCATAGAGCTCATGCGTCAAATGTAGGTGTTTCTTCAATACTTCCATCGGCCGTTGGTATGTTGGTTGAAAAGGAATTGTCGGTTATGGGTAAAGCTCTTGAGAACCCTGAAAGACCGTTTATAGCAATTCTCGGTGGAGCAAAAGTAAGTGATAAAATCGGTGTTATAGAAAATCTGCTAACCAAGGTAGATACTGTAATTATCGGTGGGGGTATGGCATATACTTTCCTAAAAGCACTAGGAAAGGAAATCGGAAGATCGCTACTTGAAGAAGATAAAATAGATCTTGCGAATGAAATCATGAAAAAAGCTAAGGCAAGCGGAGTTAAGCTGCTTCTTCCACTTGATAGCGTTATAGCTGATGAGATAGATAAAGATGCAGTGACAGAAATCGTAGATATCGATAGCATTCCAAAGGACAAAGAAGCGCTGGATATTGGACCTAAGACTGCAGAGTTGTTCGCAGAGGAAATTCTTAAGGCTAAGACAGTGGTTTGGAACGGACCTATGGGAGTGTTCGAAGTTAAGCCTTTCAGTAACGGAACTCTTGCCATTGCAAAGGCATTGGCTGAAGCGGATGCGGTTACAATTGTAGGAGGAGGAGATTCAGCTCTTGCAGTTGAAGTTGCAGGATATAAAGACAAAATAACTCATGTATCCACCGGAGGAGGAGCATCCTTAGAATTCTTGGAAGGAAAGGAATTACCGGGCGTAGCGGCTATTGAAAATGCATAG
- the tkt gene encoding transketolase → MNIKELSINTIRVLSAEQVQKANSGHPGLPLGAAPMAYTLWADVMKHNSKNPKWANRDRFILSAGHGSALIYSLLHLFEYGLDMEELKNFRQLDSLTPGHPEYGHTIGVEATTGPLGQGLSMAVGMAMAEAHLAKTYNTDDIKLFDHYTYTIVGDGCLMEGITNEASSLAGHLGLSKLIVLYDSNNITIEGDTSLAFTESVRTRYDGLGWHTQLVEDGNDLDKILEAVNNAKKSDKPSLIEIRTKIGYGSAKEGMASAHGEPLGEENVIGLKKNLGWTEEGEFVVPEEVRAHMSELAAKGEVYESEWNKLLEEYKSKYPEKYEEVMKALNGELPEEYMDSEEFYHFEKDMATRASSGEVLNRLADKISYLFGGSADLAPSNKTEMKNRDSFSRENYAGSNVHFGVREHAMAAISNGLALHGGVIPYCATFLIFSDYLKPALRLSALMGQRVIYVFTHDSIGVGEDGPTHQPIEQLPMLRSIPNTVNFRPCDARETAAAWSYAIRRTDGPTTLSLTRQGLKNLPSTGKDAHKGAYVLKDFGEKIDLIMMATGSEVGLIYETAETLASEGYGIRVVSMPSIEVFEMQDEEYKESVLPSEIRNRISVEAASSMGWHKYVKDGIVISKDDFGASAPGAELFKRFNFTTEHVYAKAKELLK, encoded by the coding sequence ATGAATATAAAAGAACTATCAATTAATACAATAAGAGTATTGTCTGCTGAGCAAGTACAAAAGGCAAATTCGGGACATCCGGGGTTACCACTTGGAGCAGCACCTATGGCATATACGCTATGGGCAGATGTAATGAAGCATAATTCTAAAAACCCTAAATGGGCGAACAGAGACAGATTTATACTGTCAGCAGGACATGGATCAGCGCTGATCTACTCACTATTACATCTATTTGAATATGGTCTTGACATGGAGGAGTTAAAAAACTTTAGACAGCTTGACAGTTTAACTCCGGGACATCCGGAATACGGTCATACTATAGGTGTTGAAGCTACTACCGGACCGCTGGGACAAGGTCTATCAATGGCAGTCGGTATGGCGATGGCAGAAGCTCATTTGGCAAAAACTTATAATACAGATGATATAAAACTTTTTGATCATTACACATATACAATAGTGGGTGACGGATGTTTAATGGAGGGAATCACCAATGAAGCATCATCACTGGCAGGTCATCTTGGACTTTCTAAACTGATTGTACTGTATGATTCAAATAATATAACCATAGAAGGGGATACCTCGCTTGCATTTACAGAAAGTGTAAGAACCAGATATGACGGATTAGGATGGCATACTCAATTAGTTGAGGATGGAAATGATTTGGATAAAATCTTAGAAGCTGTTAACAATGCCAAGAAATCAGACAAGCCTTCATTGATTGAAATAAGAACCAAGATAGGTTACGGATCTGCAAAAGAAGGAATGGCTTCTGCTCATGGAGAGCCACTGGGTGAAGAAAATGTAATTGGACTTAAGAAAAACCTAGGCTGGACTGAAGAAGGTGAATTTGTAGTGCCTGAAGAAGTCAGGGCTCATATGAGTGAACTGGCAGCAAAAGGAGAAGTATACGAATCAGAGTGGAATAAACTTTTAGAAGAATACAAGAGTAAATATCCTGAAAAGTATGAAGAAGTTATGAAGGCTTTAAATGGTGAACTTCCGGAAGAATATATGGACTCTGAAGAATTCTATCATTTTGAAAAAGATATGGCGACAAGAGCTTCTTCAGGAGAAGTATTAAATAGACTTGCCGACAAAATATCATATCTATTTGGAGGTTCAGCAGACCTGGCACCTTCGAATAAAACAGAAATGAAAAACAGAGACAGTTTTTCAAGAGAAAACTATGCGGGAAGCAATGTTCACTTTGGAGTTAGAGAGCATGCCATGGCAGCTATATCAAATGGACTTGCACTACATGGTGGAGTAATTCCTTATTGTGCAACATTCCTGATTTTCAGTGACTATTTAAAACCTGCACTGAGATTGTCGGCACTTATGGGCCAAAGAGTAATATATGTATTTACTCATGACAGCATAGGAGTAGGAGAAGACGGACCGACTCATCAACCTATTGAACAATTACCAATGCTTAGATCCATACCAAATACTGTGAACTTTAGACCATGTGACGCCAGAGAAACAGCTGCAGCTTGGAGCTATGCTATAAGAAGAACTGACGGACCGACAACACTGTCACTTACCAGACAAGGCTTAAAAAACCTTCCCAGTACAGGGAAAGACGCACATAAAGGTGCATATGTTTTAAAAGATTTTGGCGAGAAGATAGATTTAATCATGATGGCGACAGGTTCAGAAGTTGGACTGATATATGAAACAGCTGAAACATTGGCATCTGAAGGATATGGAATCAGAGTAGTTTCAATGCCTTCTATTGAAGTGTTTGAAATGCAGGACGAAGAGTATAAAGAGTCAGTACTGCCTTCAGAAATCAGAAACAGAATATCCGTTGAAGCGGCTTCATCAATGGGATGGCATAAATATGTTAAAGACGGTATAGTTATATCCAAAGACGACTTCGGAGCATCAGCGCCGGGGGCAGAATTATTTAAGAGATTTAATTTCACCACTGAACATGTATATGCTAAAGCGAAAGAATTATTAAAATAA
- a CDS encoding ABC transporter ATP-binding protein gives MSILKITDLVVKYGSKPVLKGIDLEIDSPGIYALVGPNGSGKTTLLNAISNLIPKSSGKITVFNSDNSNISNYKDMSYFPDQRVLYPYLTGYDHFNILMNVYKIDKGTVKRTIEKFNIESYIGKKVGEYSLGMKQHLLIALSSVIKPKLMILDEPMNGLDPSNIVKIRKLLIDIANEGTAILISSHNLFEIDMMTSKVYFLKDGKLMYEELKLEERVIFSFEKDIVDESIKTDTRFKIEGSSIEVNTKDISKSEALSILGELPNKIVDFKIQSKSSEDRYREIFEI, from the coding sequence ATGAGTATTTTAAAAATTACCGATTTAGTCGTTAAATATGGTTCTAAGCCGGTGTTAAAAGGTATTGATTTAGAAATCGATTCACCGGGAATCTATGCGCTTGTGGGACCTAATGGTAGCGGTAAGACAACTCTTTTAAATGCAATTTCAAATTTAATACCTAAGTCATCCGGAAAGATCACGGTATTTAATTCGGATAACTCCAATATTTCAAATTATAAAGATATGTCTTATTTTCCAGACCAAAGAGTGCTTTATCCCTATTTGACAGGATATGATCATTTCAACATCCTAATGAATGTCTATAAAATAGACAAAGGCACTGTAAAAAGAACTATAGAAAAATTTAATATTGAGTCTTATATTGGGAAGAAAGTTGGAGAGTATTCGCTTGGGATGAAGCAGCATTTGCTGATTGCACTGTCTTCAGTCATAAAACCTAAGCTTATGATACTGGACGAACCTATGAACGGGCTGGATCCTTCAAATATAGTGAAAATCAGAAAATTACTTATAGATATTGCAAACGAAGGGACTGCCATACTCATTTCATCTCATAATCTATTTGAGATAGATATGATGACGAGCAAGGTATACTTTTTGAAAGACGGAAAACTTATGTATGAGGAGTTAAAGCTGGAGGAGAGAGTTATATTCAGTTTTGAAAAGGACATAGTAGATGAATCGATTAAAACGGATACGAGATTTAAGATAGAGGGTAGTAGCATAGAGGTCAATACAAAAGATATATCAAAATCTGAAGCTCTTTCAATACTCGGTGAACTTCCTAACAAAATCGTCGACTTTAAAATACAGAGTAAGAGTTCGGAAGATAGATATCGAGAGATATTCGAAATATAG
- a CDS encoding sugar-binding domain-containing protein → MIISDLMKLIPEMAEMYLTRIDILKVISGNQPIGRRAISRILNINERQVRNQSEILQKFKYIKTSEMGMYITEEGLEVLRMSEMYAHEFKNLSSIRNALIKSLGITDVHIIDASVAGVLNEVQFASRAQIYIHDFLENKQVIGITGGSTMKSLVDGMNVDRSYPDSIVVPARGSLGRKYKYQANSIVEILADKLGADYFIINFPDYIDSDLMQGIEQDEEIQRYNSLVNEIDLLIFGVGRADIMSQRRGLSSNNVELLERERAVSEAFGNYFDLDGNIIYETGSIGLSLDGYKKVKTAIAVASRKRKS, encoded by the coding sequence ATGATAATTTCAGATTTGATGAAATTGATTCCCGAAATGGCGGAAATGTATTTAACTAGAATTGATATTCTAAAGGTTATTTCAGGTAATCAACCTATTGGAAGGCGTGCTATTTCAAGGATTTTAAATATAAATGAACGCCAGGTCAGGAATCAATCGGAAATATTACAAAAATTTAAATATATTAAAACCTCGGAAATGGGTATGTATATTACAGAGGAGGGGCTTGAGGTACTAAGAATGAGTGAAATGTATGCTCATGAGTTCAAAAACCTATCCTCGATAAGAAATGCTCTAATTAAGAGTTTGGGCATTACCGATGTTCACATTATAGATGCTTCTGTGGCAGGTGTCTTAAATGAGGTGCAATTTGCAAGTAGAGCCCAAATTTATATCCACGATTTTTTGGAAAACAAACAGGTTATTGGGATTACAGGTGGCAGTACTATGAAGTCACTAGTTGATGGTATGAATGTTGACAGATCCTATCCCGACTCAATAGTAGTTCCGGCGAGAGGAAGTCTTGGCAGGAAGTACAAGTATCAAGCAAACTCTATAGTAGAAATCCTGGCAGATAAACTGGGGGCAGATTACTTTATTATTAACTTTCCCGACTATATCGATAGCGATTTGATGCAAGGTATAGAGCAGGATGAAGAGATACAAAGGTATAATAGTTTAGTAAACGAGATTGATTTGCTGATATTTGGCGTGGGAAGAGCTGACATAATGTCACAGAGAAGAGGTTTGAGTTCCAACAATGTTGAATTGTTGGAAAGGGAAAGAGCAGTTAGCGAGGCTTTTGGTAATTATTTTGACCTGGATGGAAATATAATCTACGAAACAGGTTCCATAGGACTGAGTCTGGATGGTTACAAGAAGGTGAAAACTGCTATTGCAGTTGCTTCCAGGAAGCGAAAAAGCTGA
- a CDS encoding SOS response-associated peptidase encodes MCGRYSLDADVFAILKHYKMQMEDLEYDGRDEIFPMNKSPVLDMDRKLRFMDWGFLTTFSKRPLINARGETVSEKITFKKPFMTSRCIIPATSFYEWETIDGKKVRNRIKPSGLDLFSMAGIYKTMNIDGVLVYQYSIITTESNDQMAYIHDRMPVILSAKDENMYLDKGASVQELEKFLKPYEGELLITQD; translated from the coding sequence ATGTGTGGAAGATATTCACTAGATGCAGATGTGTTTGCAATATTAAAACACTATAAGATGCAAATGGAAGATTTGGAATATGACGGAAGAGATGAAATATTCCCAATGAATAAAAGTCCCGTTCTGGACATGGATAGAAAATTGAGATTTATGGACTGGGGATTTTTGACTACTTTCTCTAAAAGACCTCTTATAAATGCAAGAGGAGAGACCGTAAGTGAAAAGATAACTTTTAAAAAGCCGTTTATGACGAGTAGATGTATAATACCTGCGACCTCTTTTTATGAGTGGGAGACCATAGATGGTAAAAAAGTGAGAAATAGGATTAAACCAAGCGGGTTAGATTTATTTTCAATGGCGGGAATCTATAAAACCATGAATATAGACGGAGTTTTGGTCTATCAATACTCAATAATCACGACCGAGTCAAATGATCAGATGGCGTATATTCACGACAGAATGCCTGTAATACTGTCTGCAAAAGATGAAAATATGTACTTGGACAAAGGAGCTTCCGTCCAAGAACTTGAAAAATTTTTAAAACCATATGAAGGCGAGTTATTAATAACACAGGATTAA
- the gap gene encoding type I glyceraldehyde-3-phosphate dehydrogenase: MKVALNGFGRIGRDVVRILFEDKVEEVELVAINILGDLESEARLFKYDSLYGKFDGTIEVEEDAFIINGKRVQIVSDRDPVNLPWKELGVELVIDSTGAFRDYEGLSKHIQAGAKKVIVTAPAKGEDITIVLGVNEDKYDPENHNIISNASCTTNCLAPFTKVIMEKFGIVKGLMTTIHAYTNDQNLHDNKHKDPRRARAAALSMVPTTTGAAKAVALVLPELKGKLNGYAVRVPTPTVSIVDVVFELEKEATKEEINAALKEASETNLKGILGFAEEPLVSIDYQGDPRSSIVDADLTMVNGNMAKIVSWYDNEWGYSQRVVDLARFVATK; this comes from the coding sequence ATGAAAGTTGCATTAAATGGTTTTGGAAGAATAGGTAGAGATGTTGTTAGAATTTTATTTGAGGATAAGGTTGAGGAAGTTGAACTGGTAGCAATCAATATACTTGGAGATTTAGAGTCTGAAGCAAGACTTTTCAAGTATGACTCTCTTTATGGCAAATTTGATGGAACTATTGAGGTTGAAGAAGATGCTTTTATAATTAATGGAAAGAGAGTTCAAATTGTTTCTGACAGAGATCCGGTAAACCTACCTTGGAAAGAACTTGGAGTAGAGCTTGTAATAGACTCAACAGGTGCCTTTAGAGATTATGAAGGACTTTCTAAGCATATTCAAGCCGGAGCTAAAAAAGTAATAGTAACTGCTCCTGCAAAAGGTGAAGATATTACAATCGTACTTGGTGTAAACGAAGACAAATACGATCCTGAAAATCACAATATTATTTCAAATGCTTCATGTACTACTAACTGTCTAGCACCATTTACAAAAGTAATAATGGAGAAATTCGGTATTGTTAAAGGTTTAATGACTACAATTCACGCTTATACCAATGACCAAAATCTTCATGACAATAAACATAAAGATCCAAGAAGAGCTAGAGCTGCAGCACTTAGCATGGTTCCAACTACCACAGGAGCTGCCAAAGCTGTTGCATTAGTACTTCCTGAACTTAAAGGAAAACTTAATGGTTACGCAGTAAGAGTTCCGACCCCAACTGTTTCAATAGTTGATGTTGTGTTTGAACTTGAAAAAGAAGCTACTAAAGAGGAAATCAATGCAGCACTTAAAGAAGCTAGTGAAACCAATCTAAAAGGTATACTAGGTTTTGCTGAAGAACCTCTAGTGTCTATCGATTATCAAGGAGATCCAAGATCTTCAATCGTTGATGCAGATCTTACTATGGTTAATGGCAATATGGCTAAGATAGTTTCTTGGTACGACAATGAGTGGGGATACTCACAAAGAGTTGTTGATTTAGCTAGATTTGTAGCTACTAAATAA